In Denitratisoma sp. DHT3, one DNA window encodes the following:
- a CDS encoding TonB-dependent receptor — protein sequence MKKNMERKPGSFRTPAPVANPTAPKFAMTGAGLAFGLTTALFIPHGAHAESGETRLGTVKVTGKAIDPNPNAEPGVPYKAKLSGDERHLRPLAETPQTITVLTQTQLQDSGRSDLRDILRAQPGITLGTGENGNAFGDRYIIRGQEARSDVFVDGLRDPGMTLRESFVVDQIEITKGPSATFAGRGATGGAINSITKQATTDTDFTKFSAGIGTDSYQRFTVDANRALNDEMALRVNLLSASQDVPDRGPANRKRDGAALSFNYTPTDKFWLTADYYHLDAKDKPDLGTYFANGAPVKNIPVYLQGQDFLESRTDTYTLRLNYQARPNLRISNLTRYGQSNNGYVTTGARGSTFGAADPNAGKSTITLSSHQGWQDVDYFANQTNVYLDQDIAGLKHQFIFSLEYADHKVLNGNYSVANSGQNCITGNGASNNAWCVINGSGATVGNIRNLMNRRISKGAWDIDWKVKTLSLAAMDTVDLNDKWTLFGGLRYDRFDYDNTVVSGGTATDYKLKDGLWNGHLGVTYKFLPYANVYATYSTASDFNGGESDVGANCGYGGVCVPSGGTAADRLAMFARSKPELSENLEVGTKWNLFDGKLLATAAAFQVTKKDVMENTTSNNYATTGSINTGKYRVEGYELSLVGQLTDKLSTQAGLTIMSSQFLESQVSANVGKRLANFPKRSATALLNYQATPAIGFGGGVTYTGEKYSGSPESVAGNFKVPGYTVYDLFATYRINAQWRARLNVNNVTNQKYYLATYTAGFFTYLGDARNVRLTLNYDF from the coding sequence ATGAAAAAAAACATGGAAAGAAAACCTGGAAGTTTCAGGACGCCGGCACCTGTCGCCAACCCCACTGCGCCCAAATTCGCCATGACGGGCGCCGGCCTGGCTTTCGGATTGACAACCGCGCTATTCATTCCCCATGGCGCCCACGCGGAGAGCGGGGAGACCCGGCTGGGTACGGTGAAGGTCACCGGCAAGGCCATCGACCCCAACCCCAACGCCGAGCCGGGCGTGCCCTACAAGGCCAAGCTTTCGGGCGACGAGCGCCATCTGCGTCCCCTGGCCGAGACTCCTCAGACCATCACGGTCCTGACCCAGACCCAGCTCCAGGATTCAGGCCGCAGCGACCTGCGCGACATCCTTCGCGCCCAACCCGGCATCACCTTGGGCACGGGTGAAAACGGCAACGCCTTCGGCGACCGCTACATCATCCGCGGCCAGGAGGCCAGGAGCGACGTGTTCGTGGACGGCCTGCGTGATCCTGGCATGACGCTTCGCGAAAGCTTCGTGGTGGACCAGATCGAAATCACCAAGGGCCCCAGCGCCACCTTCGCCGGCCGCGGGGCCACCGGCGGGGCGATCAACTCGATCACCAAGCAGGCAACCACCGACACCGATTTCACCAAATTCTCGGCGGGCATCGGCACCGATTCCTATCAGCGCTTCACCGTGGACGCCAACCGTGCGCTCAACGATGAGATGGCCCTGCGGGTGAATCTGCTCAGCGCCTCCCAGGACGTTCCCGACCGCGGCCCCGCCAACCGCAAGCGCGACGGCGCGGCCCTGTCCTTCAACTACACGCCGACCGACAAGTTCTGGCTGACGGCCGACTACTATCACCTGGACGCCAAGGACAAGCCCGACCTGGGCACCTATTTCGCCAACGGCGCTCCGGTGAAGAACATCCCCGTCTATCTGCAGGGCCAGGATTTCCTCGAGTCCAGGACGGACACCTACACCCTGCGTCTGAACTACCAGGCCCGGCCCAATCTGCGCATCAGCAACCTGACCCGCTACGGCCAGAGCAACAACGGCTACGTCACCACCGGCGCGCGGGGGAGCACCTTCGGCGCCGCCGACCCCAACGCCGGCAAGTCCACCATCACCCTGAGTTCCCACCAGGGCTGGCAGGATGTGGACTACTTCGCCAACCAGACCAACGTTTACCTCGACCAGGACATCGCCGGCCTCAAGCACCAGTTCATCTTCAGTCTCGAGTACGCCGATCACAAGGTGCTCAACGGCAACTACAGCGTCGCCAACAGCGGCCAGAACTGCATTACCGGTAACGGCGCCAGCAACAACGCCTGGTGCGTGATCAACGGCAGCGGCGCTACCGTGGGCAACATCCGCAACCTGATGAACCGCCGGATCTCCAAGGGCGCCTGGGACATCGACTGGAAGGTCAAGACCCTCTCCCTGGCGGCCATGGACACGGTGGACCTCAATGACAAGTGGACCCTGTTCGGCGGCCTGCGCTATGACCGTTTCGACTACGACAACACCGTGGTCAGCGGCGGTACGGCCACCGACTACAAGCTGAAGGATGGCCTCTGGAACGGCCATCTGGGTGTGACCTACAAGTTCCTGCCCTACGCCAACGTCTATGCCACCTACAGCACCGCCAGCGACTTCAATGGCGGCGAGTCCGACGTCGGCGCCAACTGCGGCTATGGCGGCGTCTGCGTGCCCAGCGGCGGCACGGCCGCCGACCGCCTGGCCATGTTCGCCCGCAGCAAGCCGGAGCTGTCCGAGAACCTCGAAGTGGGGACCAAGTGGAACCTCTTCGACGGCAAGCTTCTGGCCACCGCGGCGGCCTTCCAGGTCACCAAGAAGGACGTGATGGAGAACACCACCAGCAACAACTACGCGACCACCGGCAGCATCAACACCGGCAAGTATCGCGTCGAGGGCTACGAGCTCTCCCTGGTGGGACAACTGACCGACAAGCTCAGCACCCAGGCGGGCCTGACCATCATGAGCTCCCAGTTCCTCGAGTCCCAGGTGTCCGCCAATGTGGGCAAGCGTCTGGCCAACTTCCCCAAGCGCTCGGCCACGGCCCTGCTCAACTACCAAGCGACCCCGGCCATCGGCTTCGGCGGCGGCGTCACCTACACCGGAGAGAAGTATTCCGGCAGCCCCGAGTCGGTGGCCGGCAACTTCAAGGTGCCCGGCTATACGGTCTATGACCTGTTCGCCACCTACCGCATCAACGCCCAGTGGCGGGCCCGCCTCAACGTCAACAACGTAACCAATCAGAAGTACTACCTGGCGACCTACACGGCCGGCTTCTTCACCTACCTGGGTGATGCCCGCAATGTGCGCCTGACCCTGAACTACGATTTTTGA
- a CDS encoding alpha-hydroxy acid oxidase — protein MGQTERIPQEIQCAEDYENLARRCIAEADYAYIAGGSARETTLRANTDAFAELLILPRLLRNVTAGHTRLQILQRTWQHPMLLAPVAFQGLVRPQGECLTAAAAEASDTCMVLSTLASCPLEEVARHAGRERWFQLYFQPRRETTEDLVRRAERTGYGALVVTLDTSIQGPSRRAVGAGFTLPENVRPVNLDGYPEPPRITLAETDSRIFQGMMREAPIEADLRWLMAQTTLPVLVKGVLHPEDARMFQDMGVAGLIVSNHGGRGLDGAPASLYALPAIRAAVGEALPVLLDGGIRSGTDVFKALALGADAVLIGRLQVYALAVAGALGVAHLMKLLREELEACMAMAGCATLAEIGRAHVTWKSHLLDERRTTC, from the coding sequence ATGGGGCAGACGGAGCGGATTCCGCAGGAAATCCAATGTGCCGAGGATTACGAAAATCTGGCACGGCGCTGCATCGCGGAAGCCGATTACGCGTACATCGCAGGTGGCAGCGCCAGGGAAACGACCCTGCGCGCCAATACGGATGCCTTCGCCGAATTGTTGATCCTCCCGCGCCTGCTGCGGAATGTCACTGCCGGTCATACGCGGCTGCAAATCCTGCAGCGAACCTGGCAGCATCCGATGCTTCTCGCTCCCGTCGCATTCCAGGGGCTTGTCCGCCCCCAGGGGGAATGCTTGACTGCGGCGGCTGCCGAGGCCAGCGATACCTGCATGGTGCTGAGCACCCTGGCTTCCTGCCCCCTGGAGGAAGTGGCCCGCCATGCGGGGCGAGAGCGCTGGTTCCAGCTTTATTTCCAACCTCGGCGGGAAACGACCGAGGATCTGGTGCGGCGCGCCGAGCGTACCGGTTACGGCGCACTGGTGGTCACGCTGGATACCTCGATTCAAGGCCCCAGCCGCCGTGCCGTGGGCGCCGGATTCACCCTGCCGGAAAACGTTCGCCCCGTCAATCTGGACGGTTATCCCGAACCGCCGCGGATAACGCTCGCGGAGACCGATAGCCGCATCTTCCAGGGCATGATGCGCGAGGCGCCGATCGAAGCGGATCTCCGCTGGCTCATGGCCCAAACGACCTTGCCGGTGCTGGTGAAGGGGGTGCTGCATCCAGAGGATGCGCGGATGTTTCAGGACATGGGGGTTGCCGGCCTGATCGTCTCCAATCATGGCGGCAGGGGGCTGGATGGCGCGCCTGCGAGCCTGTACGCGCTCCCGGCAATCAGGGCCGCGGTGGGGGAGGCGCTTCCGGTGCTCTTGGACGGTGGAATCCGGTCGGGCACCGATGTCTTCAAAGCCTTGGCCTTGGGGGCGGATGCTGTGCTGATCGGCCGCCTGCAGGTCTATGCGCTGGCGGTTGCCGGTGCTTTGGGCGTCGCCCATCTGATGAAACTGCTGCGTGAGGAACTGGAGGCCTGCATGGCCATGGCCGGCTGCGCGACTTTGGCAGAGATCGGACGTGCGCATGTGACCTGGAAATCCCATCTATTGGACGAGAGGCGAACGACATGCTGA
- a CDS encoding Fe2+-dependent dioxygenase, with translation MLISIDKVLDKEEVRRFRALLEAAQWQDGANTAGTLAVSVKRNLQLEDGAEPAAELGDFILRRLSAHGLFVSAALPSKVYPPKFNCYRNGGHYGTHVDSAIMQVPGTSVTVRSDLSATLFLAEPDEYEGGELEIEGPFGIQSVKLAAGNMVLYPSSSLHRVSPVTRGARFAAFFWIQSLVQDEGARTLLFDLDQAIQGLTAAGRHDDPHLLKLTGVYHNLLRRWAVT, from the coding sequence ATGCTGATATCAATCGACAAGGTGCTCGACAAAGAGGAAGTGCGGCGCTTCAGAGCGCTTCTCGAAGCCGCCCAATGGCAGGATGGCGCGAATACCGCGGGAACCCTGGCGGTATCCGTGAAACGGAATCTCCAACTGGAAGATGGCGCCGAACCGGCGGCGGAGCTGGGCGATTTCATCCTGCGGCGGCTGAGCGCCCATGGCCTGTTCGTATCGGCGGCGCTGCCGAGCAAGGTTTATCCGCCGAAATTCAATTGCTACCGGAACGGCGGCCACTACGGAACCCATGTCGATAGTGCGATCATGCAGGTTCCCGGCACGTCCGTGACGGTCAGGAGCGATTTGTCGGCGACGCTTTTCCTTGCCGAGCCTGACGAATACGAGGGCGGAGAACTGGAGATCGAAGGACCATTCGGCATCCAGTCCGTCAAGCTGGCGGCGGGCAACATGGTGTTGTATCCCTCAAGCAGCTTGCATCGGGTATCCCCGGTCACGCGGGGGGCGAGATTCGCCGCGTTTTTCTGGATTCAGAGCCTGGTGCAGGACGAAGGCGCCAGGACCCTGTTGTTCGATCTGGACCAGGCGATCCAGGGGCTGACCGCGGCCGGCCGGCATGACGATCCCCATCTGTTGAAATTGACGGGGGTGTATCACAACCTTTTGCGGCGCTGGGCCGTGACCTGA
- the lnt gene encoding apolipoprotein N-acyltransferase: MKPHLHWPLAAALGAATVAGFAPLELFPLPLFTLAGLFALWRRAGSARSAALLGLAWGLGFFLVGVSWVYVSLHDVGGMAAPLAAVATLLFCAVLALFPALVGYGYGRLRTRQPLPDALLLTGLWTLGEWLRGWIFTGFPWLALGYSQTPPSPLAGFAPILGVYGVGAIVALMAALAAPGLDRAAAQPPHRLTLPLMLALIVGGAALRLVPWSHPVGAPLDVALLQGNVPQSIKWNPEQLPLSLERYRRLAAAHPAQLTVLPETAIPLFLDQIPLDYLTALAGKGELLLGTALRQAGGGYVNGAVALTPGGGLQTYAKRHLVPFGEYVPPGFAWFFGLVRIPLSDFSAGPPRQPPLTIGGQRVAPNICYEDLFGEEILRALPAATLLINLSNTAWFGDSLTQPQHLQISRLRALETARPMLRATNTGMTAAIAPDGRVTAVLPAFRTDALVVSVQGHAGITPYMRHGNKAAVGLALLACVPAWRVRRRQGRATPATRTA, encoded by the coding sequence ATGAAACCACATCTGCACTGGCCCCTCGCCGCCGCCCTGGGCGCCGCCACGGTGGCGGGCTTCGCCCCGCTGGAGCTGTTTCCGCTGCCGCTGTTCACCCTGGCGGGCCTGTTCGCGCTCTGGCGCCGCGCCGGCTCCGCCCGGTCCGCCGCACTGCTCGGGCTGGCCTGGGGGCTGGGGTTCTTCCTCGTCGGGGTGTCCTGGGTCTATGTCAGCCTGCATGACGTGGGCGGCATGGCCGCGCCGCTGGCGGCGGTCGCCACCCTGCTCTTTTGTGCGGTGCTGGCCCTGTTCCCGGCCCTGGTCGGCTACGGCTACGGGCGCCTGCGCACTCGGCAGCCCCTTCCCGACGCCCTGCTGCTGACCGGCCTGTGGACGCTCGGCGAATGGCTGCGGGGCTGGATATTCACCGGCTTCCCCTGGCTGGCCCTGGGCTATTCGCAGACGCCGCCCAGCCCCCTGGCCGGCTTCGCACCCATCCTCGGGGTCTATGGCGTCGGCGCCATCGTGGCCCTGATGGCGGCGCTGGCCGCGCCCGGCCTCGACCGCGCGGCCGCGCAGCCGCCGCACCGGCTGACCCTGCCGCTGATGCTGGCGCTGATCGTCGGCGGCGCCGCGCTGCGCCTGGTGCCCTGGAGCCATCCGGTGGGTGCGCCACTGGACGTGGCGCTGCTCCAGGGCAACGTGCCGCAGAGCATCAAGTGGAACCCGGAACAGCTGCCGCTGTCGCTGGAGCGCTACCGGCGCCTGGCCGCGGCGCATCCGGCGCAACTCACGGTGCTGCCGGAAACCGCGATTCCCCTGTTCCTCGACCAGATTCCGCTGGACTACCTGACGGCGCTGGCGGGCAAGGGCGAGCTGCTGCTGGGCACGGCGCTGCGCCAGGCCGGCGGCGGCTACGTGAATGGCGCCGTGGCGCTGACGCCGGGAGGCGGCTTGCAGACCTACGCCAAGCGCCATCTGGTGCCCTTCGGCGAATACGTGCCGCCCGGCTTCGCCTGGTTCTTCGGCCTGGTGCGGATACCGCTTTCCGACTTCAGCGCCGGCCCGCCCCGGCAGCCACCGCTGACCATCGGCGGCCAGCGGGTGGCGCCGAACATCTGCTACGAGGATCTGTTCGGCGAGGAAATCCTGCGCGCCCTGCCGGCCGCCACGCTGCTGATCAATCTCTCCAACACCGCCTGGTTCGGCGACTCGCTGACCCAGCCCCAGCACTTGCAGATCTCCCGCCTGCGCGCCCTGGAGACCGCACGGCCGATGCTGCGCGCCACCAACACCGGGATGACCGCCGCCATCGCCCCCGACGGCCGGGTCACCGCCGTACTGCCCGCCTTCCGCACCGACGCCCTGGTGGTGTCGGTCCAGGGTCACGCCGGCATCACGCCCTACATGCGCCACGGCAACAAGGCGGCCGTCGGCTTGGCGCTGCTGGCCTGCGTGCCGGCCTGGCGCGTGCGCCGCCGGCAGGGGCGCGCCACGCCGGCCACACGGACGGCATGA